TGGCCGCAGCGATGAGGGGGCCGACTGCGGCGCCCATGTTGAGCGCCGCGGTCGCATACGAGCCGGCCATCATAGGTGCTCCTGCAGCTTCGTAGAGGACCCGCGTAATCAGCGTGCTGCCCAGCGCGAACGACAGTGCGCCCTGCACGAACACGAGGATGAACAAGGCGACCGGCTCGTCGGCCAGCATCGCCAAGGCCGGCCAGCCGATGAGCAGCAACGGACCGCCAACTGCAATGACCGGACCGGGACGCCTGTCGGACAGCCGGCCGGCGACGGTGACCCCCACGAAGGAACCCGCACCGAAGAGCATCAGAGCGACAGAGATCCACAACTCGCCCAGCCCGGCGCTGTCGGTCACCACCGGGGCGAGGAAGGTAAGGCTTCCGAACGTGGCCGCGTTCACCAGCGCACCGAGCAGCATCACCAGGATCAACTGCGGCCTGGCGAGCTGGGCGAGTTCCGCTCGCAAGGCAGGCCTGCCAGTTGCCTCGTCCTCATCACGTCCGGCTGGGATTCCCTTCAGGATGCCGAAAGCCGCCAGCAGGCAGAGAGCGGCGACAGCCCAGAACGTGGCCCGCCAGCCGAGCACCGTGCCGAGCACCGAACCACCAGGGACACCGGCGATCGTGGCCACCGTCGTGCCTGACAGGAGCACGGCCAGCGCACGTCCCTTCCTGTCGGGCGGGACCAGCGTGGCCGCAGCCGTCAAAGCGACGGCAAGGAACCCGGCGTTCGCCAGTGCGGCGACGATTCGAGT
The DNA window shown above is from Streptomyces vietnamensis and carries:
- a CDS encoding Cmx/CmrA family chloramphenicol efflux MFS transporter; this translates as MPLPLYLLAMAVFAMGTSEFMLAGLLPDIASDLDVTVGTAGVLTSAFAIGMIVGAPSVAALARDWPRRASLLGFVLVFAAAHVVGAVTTSFPILFATRIVAALANAGFLAVALTAAATLVPPDRKGRALAVLLSGTTVATIAGVPGGSVLGTVLGWRATFWAVAALCLLAAFGILKGIPAGRDEDEATGRPALRAELAQLARPQLILVMLLGALVNAATFGSLTFLAPVVTDSAGLGELWISVALMLFGAGSFVGVTVAGRLSDRRPGPVIAVGGPLLLIGWPALAMLADEPVALFILVFVQGALSFALGSTLITRVLYEAAGAPMMAGSYATAALNMGAAVGPLIAAATLSTEARNLGPLWASGLLVAVALLIAFPFLTAITARRSTEVLQ